A single region of the Epinephelus fuscoguttatus linkage group LG14, E.fuscoguttatus.final_Chr_v1 genome encodes:
- the LOC125901062 gene encoding interferon-induced protein 44-like isoform X3: protein MPVVKSSLSKDQQKKLLSLLGHVRLHLLYKASVHGFTAAAFHSHCDNQGPTVIVAHNAAGFVFGAYTSKDYSQSGEAVTDEEAFLYSISAGGNKPLRVAGISGQSSFTDGSTGPDFGALVFLNGDKPEVQSKPGTSFHFQAAAMHGNDLNLTEFEVYRVEGLGELLDKPWRNVQWTAEKKQQLMKTIQSYQPEIKTVHQARVLLVGPVGSGKSSFFNSINSVFRGNMTSQAIAGTAGKSVTTQFRTYTIKAGKGGGALPLILCDTMGLEENADAGLDIEDLVNIYKGHVKDRYQFSPSNPLQADAPSYKKQTTVNDMINCVIYMVDTCKISLLTQKMLDKFATIRKKTNQLGIPQILLMTKVDEACPLVAEDLKNVYRSVYIQRKARELSESLGIPLSCVLPVKNYSEELELDQDTDILLLTAMEHTLNYADSFFENQLIEDQDGSDQQELYRSSDLNRPGFSERPRPEVV, encoded by the exons ATGCCCGTAGTCAAATCCAGCCTGTCTAAAGATCAGCAGAAgaagctgctctctctcctcgGTCATGTCAGGCTCCACCTGCTCTACAAAGCCAGTGTCCACGGTTTCACCGCTGCTGCTTTCCACAGCCACTGTGACaaccaggggcccactgtcatCGTCGCCCACAACGCTGCTGGGTTTGTCTTCGGGGCCTACACCTCTAAAGACTACAGCCAGAGTGGAGAGGCCGTCACTGACGAGGAGGCCTTCCTCTACAGCATCAGCGCAGGGGGTAACAAACCACTGAGAGTGGCCGGTATCAGCGGACAGTCTTCTTTCACAGATGGATCCACAGGTCCCGATTTTGGTGCTTTGGTGTTCCTGAATGGGGACAAACCTGAGGTCCAGTCCAAACCAGGGACAAGCTTCCACTTTCAGGCTGCAGCGATGCACGGAAATGATTTGAACCTGACGGAGTTTGAGGTGTATCGAGTTGAAG GCTTGGGAGAACTCCTGGACAAGCCATGGAGGAACGTCCAGTGGACTGCTGA gaagaagcagcagctgaTGAAGACCATTCAGAGCTATCAGCCTGAGATCAAAACAGTCCACCAAGCCAGGGTGTTGTTGGTGGGGCCAGTCGGGTCCGGCAAATCCAGCTTCTTCAACTCCATCAACTCAGTGTTTCGAGGCAACATGACGTCCCAGGCCATTGCTGGTACAGCGGGGAAGAGCGTGACCACTCAG TTCCGCACATACACTATCAAGGCAGGGAAAGGTGGTGGAGCTCTTCCTCTGATCCTGTGTGACACAATGGGGCTGGAGGAAAACGCTGATGCCGGTTTGGACATCGAGGACCTAGTTAACATCTACAAGGGCCACGTAAAGGATCGTTACCAG TTTAGTCCCTCCAATCCTCTCCAGGCAGATGCTCCCAGCTATAAGAAGCAAACGACTGTCAATGACATGATTAACTGTGTCATTTATATGGTCGACACCTGTAAGATCTCTCTCCTTACCCAGAAAATGCTGGACAAGTTTGCTACCATCCGGAAAAAGACCAACCAGCTGG GAATTCCTCAGATTTTGCTGATGACTAAGGTAGACGAGGCCTGTCCACTGGTGGCAGAGGACTTAAAGAATGTTTATCGCAGTGTTTACATCCAGAGGAAG GCCCGGGAGTTGAGCGAGTCTCTGGGCATCCCCTTGTCCTGTGTGCTGCCGGTGAAGAACTACAGcgaggagctggagctggaccAGGACACTGACATACTGCTGTTGACTGCCATGGAGCACACGCTCAACTACGCAGACAGCTTCTTTGAGAACCAGCTCATTGAGGACCAAGACGGGAGCGATCAGCAGGAGCTGTACAGATCCAGCGATCTTAACCGCCCAGGTTTTTCAGAGCGTCCTCGACCTGAAGTTGTTTGA
- the LOC125901062 gene encoding interferon-induced protein 44-like isoform X2, with product MQRWKTEGRSTHQLKHRDLLHFNTTLLPLLVCLDSVSCVMPVVKSSLSKDQQKKLLSLLGHVRLHLLYKASVHGFTAAAFHSHCDNQGPTVIVAHNAAGFVFGAYTSKDYSQSGEAVTDEEAFLYSISAGGNKPLRVAGISGQSSFTDGSTGPDFGALVFLNGDKPEVQSKPGTSFHFQAAAMHGNDLNLTEFEVYRVEGLGELLDKPWRNVQWTAEKKQQLMKTIQSYQPEIKTVHQARVLLVGPVGSGKSSFFNSINSVFRGNMTSQAIAGTAGKSVTTQFRTYTIKAGKGGGALPLILCDTMGLEENADAGLDIEDLVNIYKGHVKDRYQFSPSNPLQADAPSYKKQTTVNDMINCVIYMVDTCKISLLTQKMLDKFATIRKKTNQLGIPQILLMTKVDEACPLVAEDLKNVYRSVYIQRKARELSESLGIPLSCVLPVKNYSEELELDQDTDILLLTAMEHTLNYADSFFENQLIEDQDGSDQQELYRSSDLNRPGFSERPRPEVV from the exons ATGCAGCGATGgaagacagagg GGAGAAGCACACATCAGCTGAAGCACAGGGACCTGCTGCATTTTAACACCACACTTCTACCACTGCTG GTCTGTTTGGACAGTGTATCCTGCGTCATGCCCGTAGTCAAATCCAGCCTGTCTAAAGATCAGCAGAAgaagctgctctctctcctcgGTCATGTCAGGCTCCACCTGCTCTACAAAGCCAGTGTCCACGGTTTCACCGCTGCTGCTTTCCACAGCCACTGTGACaaccaggggcccactgtcatCGTCGCCCACAACGCTGCTGGGTTTGTCTTCGGGGCCTACACCTCTAAAGACTACAGCCAGAGTGGAGAGGCCGTCACTGACGAGGAGGCCTTCCTCTACAGCATCAGCGCAGGGGGTAACAAACCACTGAGAGTGGCCGGTATCAGCGGACAGTCTTCTTTCACAGATGGATCCACAGGTCCCGATTTTGGTGCTTTGGTGTTCCTGAATGGGGACAAACCTGAGGTCCAGTCCAAACCAGGGACAAGCTTCCACTTTCAGGCTGCAGCGATGCACGGAAATGATTTGAACCTGACGGAGTTTGAGGTGTATCGAGTTGAAG GCTTGGGAGAACTCCTGGACAAGCCATGGAGGAACGTCCAGTGGACTGCTGA gaagaagcagcagctgaTGAAGACCATTCAGAGCTATCAGCCTGAGATCAAAACAGTCCACCAAGCCAGGGTGTTGTTGGTGGGGCCAGTCGGGTCCGGCAAATCCAGCTTCTTCAACTCCATCAACTCAGTGTTTCGAGGCAACATGACGTCCCAGGCCATTGCTGGTACAGCGGGGAAGAGCGTGACCACTCAG TTCCGCACATACACTATCAAGGCAGGGAAAGGTGGTGGAGCTCTTCCTCTGATCCTGTGTGACACAATGGGGCTGGAGGAAAACGCTGATGCCGGTTTGGACATCGAGGACCTAGTTAACATCTACAAGGGCCACGTAAAGGATCGTTACCAG TTTAGTCCCTCCAATCCTCTCCAGGCAGATGCTCCCAGCTATAAGAAGCAAACGACTGTCAATGACATGATTAACTGTGTCATTTATATGGTCGACACCTGTAAGATCTCTCTCCTTACCCAGAAAATGCTGGACAAGTTTGCTACCATCCGGAAAAAGACCAACCAGCTGG GAATTCCTCAGATTTTGCTGATGACTAAGGTAGACGAGGCCTGTCCACTGGTGGCAGAGGACTTAAAGAATGTTTATCGCAGTGTTTACATCCAGAGGAAG GCCCGGGAGTTGAGCGAGTCTCTGGGCATCCCCTTGTCCTGTGTGCTGCCGGTGAAGAACTACAGcgaggagctggagctggaccAGGACACTGACATACTGCTGTTGACTGCCATGGAGCACACGCTCAACTACGCAGACAGCTTCTTTGAGAACCAGCTCATTGAGGACCAAGACGGGAGCGATCAGCAGGAGCTGTACAGATCCAGCGATCTTAACCGCCCAGGTTTTTCAGAGCGTCCTCGACCTGAAGTTGTTTGA
- the LOC125901062 gene encoding interferon-induced protein 44-like isoform X1 translates to MSRGQTWSFEEVQALIDIWSEDYMSQLLVATHKNYEVFKLFSERMAARGFNRSAVQCRIKVKKLRQQYVKVRDSLRRSGSSGEEKEKFIWYDDLDGILGTRPTSSPKVVIESFKEEVPWTSTAEEPADVFKCSVSLEPDKSGDPSYGEVHPEEDESTASSGSPRPQQENTSLRWATPRAQGRKRKSWTERLDSFLESYMQHKRKTDEADQKRHDEERAAFENFNRLQQEAEERRFKAIQEQQQANNQLLLHMMGTFARALLPQSHTPPAQWTPTTSTVSPHARPPHNPPAPMAKLHNAPSPLETSELPVAPMTKYLSETMDPCTSSSVLHDVCLDSVSCVMPVVKSSLSKDQQKKLLSLLGHVRLHLLYKASVHGFTAAAFHSHCDNQGPTVIVAHNAAGFVFGAYTSKDYSQSGEAVTDEEAFLYSISAGGNKPLRVAGISGQSSFTDGSTGPDFGALVFLNGDKPEVQSKPGTSFHFQAAAMHGNDLNLTEFEVYRVEGLGELLDKPWRNVQWTAEKKQQLMKTIQSYQPEIKTVHQARVLLVGPVGSGKSSFFNSINSVFRGNMTSQAIAGTAGKSVTTQFRTYTIKAGKGGGALPLILCDTMGLEENADAGLDIEDLVNIYKGHVKDRYQFSPSNPLQADAPSYKKQTTVNDMINCVIYMVDTCKISLLTQKMLDKFATIRKKTNQLGIPQILLMTKVDEACPLVAEDLKNVYRSVYIQRKARELSESLGIPLSCVLPVKNYSEELELDQDTDILLLTAMEHTLNYADSFFENQLIEDQDGSDQQELYRSSDLNRPGFSERPRPEVV, encoded by the exons ATGTCTCGCGGGCAGACGTGGAGTTTTGAGGAGGTGCAGGCGCTTATTGATATATGGTCAGAGGACTATATGTCGCAGCTGCTCGTGGCAACACACAAGAACTATGAGGTTTTTAAACTGTTTAGCGAGAGGATGGCGGCGCGCGGGTTTAACCGGTCGGCGGTTCAGTGTCGCATCAAGGTGAAAAAGCTGCGACAGCAATATGTGAAGGTCCGGGACTCGCTGCGGAGAAGTGGCAGCTcgggggaggagaaggagaagttTATATGGTACGACGACCTGGACGGTATTCTCGGCACGAGACCGACAAGCAGCCCAAAAGTCGTTATCGAGTCTTTTAAAGAGGAGGTGCCTTGGACGTCAACAGCAGAGGAGCCAGCTGATGTGTTCAAGTGCTCTGTCAGTCTGGAGCCGGACAAAAGTG GGGATCCAAGCTACGGGGAGGTTCACCCTGAGGAAGATGAGAGCACAGCCAGCTCAGGGAGCCCCAGGCCTCAGCAGGAAAACACCAGCCTCCGGTGGGCAACTCCTCGTGCACAAGGTCGAAAAAGGAAAAGCTGGACTGAGCGTTTGGACAGTTTTTTGGAAAGCTACATGCAGCATAAGAGGAAAACGGACGAGGCTGACCAGAAGCGGCACGACGAGGAGAGAGCTGCGTTTGAGAACTTTAACAGACTGCAGCAAGAGGCAGAGGAGCGCCGCTTCAAGGCGATACAAGAACAGCAGCAGGCCAACAACCAGCTGTTGTTGCACATGATGGGGACTTTTGCAAGAGCGTTATTGCCCCAATCGCACACCCCACCGGCACAGTGGACGCCCACAACCTCGACAGTGTCCCCACATGCCAGGCCCCCTCACAACCCGCCAGCACCTATGGCCAAACTTCACAACGCACCATCACCTCTGGAGACCTCTGAACTTCCTGTAGCACCAATGACAAAATACCTCTCAGAAACCATGGATCCATGCACATCTTCTTCTGTGCTTCATGAT GTCTGTTTGGACAGTGTATCCTGCGTCATGCCCGTAGTCAAATCCAGCCTGTCTAAAGATCAGCAGAAgaagctgctctctctcctcgGTCATGTCAGGCTCCACCTGCTCTACAAAGCCAGTGTCCACGGTTTCACCGCTGCTGCTTTCCACAGCCACTGTGACaaccaggggcccactgtcatCGTCGCCCACAACGCTGCTGGGTTTGTCTTCGGGGCCTACACCTCTAAAGACTACAGCCAGAGTGGAGAGGCCGTCACTGACGAGGAGGCCTTCCTCTACAGCATCAGCGCAGGGGGTAACAAACCACTGAGAGTGGCCGGTATCAGCGGACAGTCTTCTTTCACAGATGGATCCACAGGTCCCGATTTTGGTGCTTTGGTGTTCCTGAATGGGGACAAACCTGAGGTCCAGTCCAAACCAGGGACAAGCTTCCACTTTCAGGCTGCAGCGATGCACGGAAATGATTTGAACCTGACGGAGTTTGAGGTGTATCGAGTTGAAG GCTTGGGAGAACTCCTGGACAAGCCATGGAGGAACGTCCAGTGGACTGCTGA gaagaagcagcagctgaTGAAGACCATTCAGAGCTATCAGCCTGAGATCAAAACAGTCCACCAAGCCAGGGTGTTGTTGGTGGGGCCAGTCGGGTCCGGCAAATCCAGCTTCTTCAACTCCATCAACTCAGTGTTTCGAGGCAACATGACGTCCCAGGCCATTGCTGGTACAGCGGGGAAGAGCGTGACCACTCAG TTCCGCACATACACTATCAAGGCAGGGAAAGGTGGTGGAGCTCTTCCTCTGATCCTGTGTGACACAATGGGGCTGGAGGAAAACGCTGATGCCGGTTTGGACATCGAGGACCTAGTTAACATCTACAAGGGCCACGTAAAGGATCGTTACCAG TTTAGTCCCTCCAATCCTCTCCAGGCAGATGCTCCCAGCTATAAGAAGCAAACGACTGTCAATGACATGATTAACTGTGTCATTTATATGGTCGACACCTGTAAGATCTCTCTCCTTACCCAGAAAATGCTGGACAAGTTTGCTACCATCCGGAAAAAGACCAACCAGCTGG GAATTCCTCAGATTTTGCTGATGACTAAGGTAGACGAGGCCTGTCCACTGGTGGCAGAGGACTTAAAGAATGTTTATCGCAGTGTTTACATCCAGAGGAAG GCCCGGGAGTTGAGCGAGTCTCTGGGCATCCCCTTGTCCTGTGTGCTGCCGGTGAAGAACTACAGcgaggagctggagctggaccAGGACACTGACATACTGCTGTTGACTGCCATGGAGCACACGCTCAACTACGCAGACAGCTTCTTTGAGAACCAGCTCATTGAGGACCAAGACGGGAGCGATCAGCAGGAGCTGTACAGATCCAGCGATCTTAACCGCCCAGGTTTTTCAGAGCGTCCTCGACCTGAAGTTGTTTGA
- the LOC125901069 gene encoding growth arrest and DNA damage-inducible protein GADD45 beta-like, whose amino-acid sequence MIPEESYGSIENRMQSVGLALEELLVTAQKQDCLTVGIYESAKLLNADPDSVVLCVLAADDGDDADDVALQIHFTLLQSFCCDSGITILRVSGLQRLQQLLGAVDANRNQEENGDLHCMLVTNPQADHCRLQEVGTYCQESRRIDQWVPELVLQER is encoded by the exons ATGATTCCAGAGGAGAGCTATGGATCCATTGAGAACAG GATGCAGTCTGTGGGTCTGGCTCTGGAGGAGTTGCTGGTGACAGCTCAGAAACAAGACTGCCTGACCGTTGGCATTTATGAATCAGCTAAACTTCTTAACGC AGACCCAGACAGTGTGGTGCTGTGCGTTCTGGCAGCCGACGACGGAGACGATGCAGACGATGTGGCACTGCAGATCCACTTTACCCTGCTACAGTCCTTCTGCTGCGACAGCGGCATTACCATCCTGCGAGTCTCAGGACTTCAGAGGCTCCAGCAGCTGCTGGGTGCTGTGGATGCAAACAGAAACCAGGAAGAGAACGGAGACCTTCACTGCATGCTGGTTACG AACCCCCAGGCTGACCACTGCAGACTCCAAGAGGTGGGGACCTACTGCCAGGAGAGTCGACGCATTGACCAGTGGGTGCCTGAACTGGTCCTGCAGGAACGCTGA